In the genome of Candidatus Omnitrophota bacterium, the window TTTGCGCGCGGGAGGAGCGCGCCGCGTATCCTTTGGAAGAATTAAGCATCCGGAATTGGATGGCGTTTTCATCGGCTGCCTTGGCCATTTCGCCGCCGAGCGAGTCTATCTCTTTGACAAGCTGGCCTTTGCCTACCCCGCCGATGGCGGGATTGCAGGACATAAAACCTATTTTGTCTATGTGAAGCGTTATAAGGAGCGTCTCAAGGCCCATTCTTGCTGAAGCGGACGCCGCTTCGCATCCCGCGTGCCCGCCGCCTACTACAATTACGTCAAAATCATTCTTCATACAGAAGCTTTTCTCTGATTGAATCCGTAACTTTCCTGCCGCATAAGAGATCTATTATTCTTAGAGCAAATGCCATGGCAGTCGCAGGCCCTTTACTGGTAATGATGTTACCATCAAGAACGACGTTCTGGTCGACATAGATGGCCTTTTTCCCGAGCATCTCTTCGCATCCGAAGTAACATGTCGCTTTTTTACCGTCAAGTATTCCCATGGGCGCAAGCACGTAAGCCGGAGCGGCGCATATAGCGGCGACGATATTGCCTTTCTTGTGGACCTCTCTTACCAGAGAAACAACCTTTGGTGTCTTAAATAGATTTTGTACTCCCGGCATACCTCCCGGAAGAACTATGGCGTCCGGCAAATCGTTGTAGGAATTTATTTCGACGTCAGCGCTTATTCCGATGCCGTGAGAACCCTTTATAATCATTCCGCCGACTCCCACTACCTTTATCTCCTGGTCAGCTCTTCGCAATATATCTATACACGTTACCGCCTCTATCTCCTCAAAACCGTCAGCAAGCAAAACCGCTATTTTCTTTTTCATATCAATACCCCTGGAAGTTTTCCGTAATTACGCGCTCTGCCGGCAGCGCCAGCTCTTCGGTGATGATCTTTTTCATCGCCGCTACCATAGCCGGC includes:
- a CDS encoding DJ-1/PfpI family protein; protein product: MKKKIAVLLADGFEEIEAVTCIDILRRADQEIKVVGVGGMIIKGSHGIGISADVEINSYNDLPDAIVLPGGMPGVQNLFKTPKVVSLVREVHKKGNIVAAICAAPAYVLAPMGILDGKKATCYFGCEEMLGKKAIYVDQNVVLDGNIITSKGPATAMAFALRIIDLLCGRKVTDSIREKLLYEE